A genomic region of Colletotrichum destructivum chromosome 1, complete sequence contains the following coding sequences:
- a CDS encoding Putative CENP-V/GFA domain, Mss4-like superfamily protein produces MVAIDDKTTATFIPLSGVAEDGWSTEDEATATCLCGTVQLVFPTQGPGLVDRFLCHCADCRKISSSMFCSNFTVADSHLRHVRGKEDIKVFSQSRTIATGNDMANHFCGNCGTLLYRVSSGLPGMSILRIGTVDDFRLAETKLKPQVEQFVGTRAAWLTPLDGVMQMERMHTQEDIDSLHK; encoded by the exons ATGGTTGCCATAGACGACAAGACCACGGCCACCTTCATCCCCCTCTCCGGcgttgccgaagacggcTGGTCCACGGAAGACGAGGCCACGGCGACCTGCCTCTGCGGTACGGTCCAACTCGTTTTT CCCACCCAAGGAcccggcctcgtcgaccgctTCCTCTGCCACTGCGCAGACTGCCGCAAGATCTCGTCCTCCATGTTCTGCTCCAACttcaccgtcgccgacagCCACCTGCGGCACGTGCGCGGCAAGGAGGACATCAAAGTCTTCAGCCAGTCGCGCACCATCGCCACGGGCAACGACATGGCCAACCACTTCTGCGGCAACTGCGGCACGCTTCTGTACCGCGTCAGCTCGGGGCTGCCGGGGATGAGCATCCTGCgcatcggcaccgtcgacgacttccgGCTCGCCGAGACCAAGTTGAAGCCGCAGGTGGAACAGTTCGTCGGCACGCGCGCGGCTTGGCTGACGCCGCTGGATGGGGTGATGCAGATGGAAAGGATGCATACTCAGGAGGATATTGATAGCCTTCACAAATAA
- a CDS encoding Putative major facilitator superfamily, MFS transporter superfamily, with translation MSVELRRLPDADARTASAQQTDEEDVNTLIQTMPPTDKGAAAWKFLLSSFVIEALLWGFPLTFGVFQEYYSSQPQFKDDPNIAIIGTVSTSIYFLGAPLAAPLVKRFHLYQRHMVVVGWALCVASLVGASFADSVPGLIATQGVLYGFGFLMLYFPVLRMLNEWFVARRGLAYGVLYAGGGFSGVGLPFLLQLLLSRYGYRTTLRAVAVAQFACVAPVLHMVKGRLPPSPRGAMRMFDVSFLRQPLFYCFALSNLFQGFAYYIPSLYLPSYASAIGLSGTMGALLLAAHNLATVFGQLGFGWLSDRTDNVFALMFVSSFVSSVAAFTLWGFAHSLALLVVFALVFGMFAGGFLIFWAKFGAMLSDDPQPVFSMMAFGKGIGNLATGPITAGLLTKPVSWGYGMGRYESLILFLGSFMLCSSLGAFAWPLKKR, from the exons ATGTCAGTCGAACTGCGTCGCCTCccggacgccgacgcccgTACGGCGTCGGCCCagcagacggacgaggaggatgtcAACACCTTGATCCAGACTATGCCACCAACCGacaagggcgccgccgcgtgGAAGTTTCTGTTGTCAAGCTTCGTCATCGAAGCGCTTCTCTGGG GCTTTCCCTTGACTTTTGGCGTCTTCCAGGAATACTATTCCTCACAGCCGCAGTTCAAAGACGACCCGAACATCGCCATCATAGGCACCGTGTCGACGAGCATCTACTTTCTCGGCGCGCCCCTCGCGGCCCCTCTCGTCAAGAGGTTCCATCTCTACCAGAGACacatggtcgtcgtcggctgggCCCTCTGCGTCGCCTCCCTGGTCGgcgcctccttcgccgacTCCGTCCCGGGGCTCATCGCCACCCAGGGCGTCCTCTACGGCTTCGGCTTCCTGATGCTGTACTTCCCGGTGCTGCGAATGCTCAACGAGTGGTtcgtcgcccgccgcggcctggCGTACGGCGTCCTCTACGCAGGGGGCGGCTtcagcggcgtcggcctgcCGTTcctcctgcagctgctgTTGTCCAGGTATGGATACCGCACGACGCTGCGCGCCGTTGCGGTGGCCCAGTTCGCCTGCGTTGCGCCCGTCCTGCACATGGTCAAGGGCcggctgccgccgtcgccccggGGCGCGATGCGCATGTTCGATGTCAGCTTCCTGCGGCAGCCTCTCTTCTACTGCTTCGCGCTCTCCAACCTGTTCCAGGGGTTTGCCTACTATATCCCCTCGCTGTATCTGCCTTCCTACGCATCCGCCATCGGGCTGTCGGGTACCATGGGAGCCTTGCTGCTCGCGGCCCACAACCTGGCGACTGTCTTTGGGCAGCTCGGCTTCGGATGGCTCTCCGACCGGACGGACAACGTCTTCGCCCTCATGTTCGTGTCGTCCTTCGTGTCGTCCGTTGCGGCGTTCACGCTCTGGGGCTTCGCCCATTCACTGGCGTTGTTAGTGGTATTTGCGCTGGTCTTCGGCATGTTCGCCGGTGGTTTCCTGATATTCTGGGCCAAGTTCGGCGCCATGTTGTCCGATGATCCCCAGCCCGTGTTCAGCATGATGGCCTTCGGCAAGGGCATCGGCAACTTGGCCACCGGTCCCATCACGGCGGGCCTGTTGACGAAGCCGGTGAGCTGGGGATACGGCATGGGCCGGTACGAGTCGTTGATTCTGTTCCTGGGTTCGTTCATGTTGTGTTCGTCGCTCGGGGCTTTTGCGTGGCCACTGAAGAAGCGCTGA
- a CDS encoding Putative zn(2)Cys(6) fungal-type DNA-binding domain-containing protein: MTRNGISRVKTGCTTCKIRRVKCDEKRPCCSRCLSTGRRCDGYVSPPSGSHSWAQLLRSAPPQKTIALTRLNRDGSAAVDRAALFYHRVAAPALAGCLSKTFWTTAVAQVALQEPVAGHAVLALSSIFESFTEGIPGTMMTTTTTTTTTTTTTTFAAWHYGEALRLLRTTRDRALVLFVCVLFIAIELLRKNAAAVITHCRHGINILNETRAESGFLRKHVVPAMRQLSIVPFFFGADPKTFPLIDRPVFLSSSSSSSSPARFFASVAEAYESQMALYTRLVRFLQIGEEARLAKGHVGPEPDRRWTRKFLMIDMDRWHEAFRALKAGRGRHTGRDRTVLNLLEIRHIMGRVQIELFDSASERDYDAYVDDYRAVVDLTTEAAAAEEEEEEEGEVEKANAVHNPAGSPGPKRVSKVLTNDSVLEVDLSTLLYTVVAKCRCLRLRLVALKLMESLARPRENVWSRRITIVAARRLIEMEHDISLPDDLDEEDWGEEEEDGVLPPEERRVVNVKFPFGNAGKRGPLRNLCFYLRDPKDGHMITRSEWLSIEEPSGRGRG; encoded by the exons ATGACCCGGAACGGCATCTCCAGGGTGAAGACTGGCTGCACCACGTGCAA aATCCGCCGGGTGAAATGCGACGAGAAGCGCCCATGCTGCTCACGCTGCCTCTCCACAGGCCGCCGGTGCGACGGCTacgtctcgccgccgtcgggctCTCACTCCTGGGCCCAGCTGCTCCGCTCGGCCCCTCCGCAAAAGACCATCGCCCTGACGCGCCTGAACCGTGAcggctcggccgccgtcgaccgcgCCGCGCTCTTCTACCACCGcgtcgccgcgccggcccTCGCCGGGTGCCTCAGCAAGACCTTCTGgaccaccgccgtcgcccaggtGGCCCTCCAGGAGCCCGTCGCTGGCCACGCCGTGCTGGCCCTCAGCTCCATCTTCGAGTCCTTCACCGAGGGCATCCCCGGcacgatgatgacgacgactacgacgacaacgacgaccaccaccaccaccaccttcgCCGCGTGGCACTACGGCGAGGCCCTGCGGCTCCTGCGCACGACGCGGGaccgcgccctcgtcctcttcgttTGCGTGctcttcatcgccatcgagctgctgcgcaagaacgccgccgccgtcatcacccACTGCCGCCACGGCATCAACATCCTCAACGAGACCCGCGCCGAGTCCGGCTTTCTGCGGAAGCACGTCGTGCCCGCCATGCGCCAGCTGAGCAtcgtccccttcttcttcggcgccgacccCAAGACGTTCCCGCTCATCGACAGACCCGTGTttttgtcgtcgtcttcgtcgtcgtcgtctcccgcgCGGTTTTTCGccagcgtcgccgaggcgtACGAGAGCCAGATGGCCCTCTACACGCGTCTGGTCCGGTTCCTGCAGATCGGCGAGGAAGCCCGGCTGGCCAAGGGGCACGTGGGGCCCGAGCCGGACAGGAGGTGGACGCGCAAGTTCCTCATGATCGACATGGACCGCTGGCACGAGGCGTTccgcgccctcaaggccggccgcggccggcaCACGGGCAGGGACAGGACGGTCCTCAACCTGCTGGAGATCCGCCACATTATGGGCCGGGTCCAGATAGAGCTGTTCGACTCGGCGTCGGAGCGCGACTACGACGCCTACGTGGACGACtaccgcgccgtcgtcgattTGACGAccgaagcggcggcggcggaggaggaggaggaggaggagggggaggtcgAAAAAGCTAACGCCGTCCACAATCCCGCGGGCTCACCGGGCCCGAAGAGGGTCTCGAAGGTCTTGACCAATGACTCGGTGCTTGAGGTGGACTTAAGCACGCTGCTGtacaccgtcgtcgccaagtGCCGCTGCTTGCGCCTGCGTCTCGTGGCGCTGAAGCTGATGGAGTCGCTggcgcggccgagggagAACGTCTGGTCGAGGCGCATCACCATCGTGGCCGCCCGGCGCCTCATCGAGATGGAGCACGACATTTCTCTCCCAGATgatctcgacgaggaggactggggagaggaggaggaggacggggtTCTCCCACCCGAAGAGAGACGGGTCGTCAACGTCAAATTCCCCTTTGGGAATGCCGGGAAGAGGGGGCCCTTGAGGAACCTCTGTTTTTACTTGAGAGATCCTAAAGACGGCCATATGATCACGAGGAGTGAGTGGCTCTCGATAGAGGAGCCGTCAGGGAGGGGTCGGGGGTGA
- a CDS encoding Putative oxopyrrolidine biosynthesis cluster protein G — translation MAHDINLDTLGEQHATVSQDKIFGILQTHLQSGGKTSTSSSQLADAIRQLSAKTSSGDAASGFLWDLWMVVVDLAYLIPPDHPWQDKLIGAIQTLRQTGGLIVPTEETKEPLMWKDLSHLAEYMLDKWFDPTKLDEWTLDNVAAWKNLNSFTARLTTEDFAPWLNFPIWQLQSALDESPDKGIILESRLWVATEWAIRRGSLVFQDIIFARPHKDAVEEATEGQGLGKLRLWKKRFSELLEDKELLGLDIVLVHRIEQTVKEMEEFEIADQVQ, via the exons ATGGCGCACGACATCAACCTCGATACTCTTGGGGAACAACACGCAACGGTGTCCCAAGATAAAATCTTTGGGATCTTGCAAACGCACCTCCAGAGCGGGGGAAAGACCAGCACAAGTTCGTCACAGTTGGCCGATGCCATCCGGCAACTGAGTGCCAAAACCTCTTCGGGAGATGCTGCGTCAGGCTTCCTCTGGGATCTTTGGATGGTCGTCGTAGATCTCGCCTACCTCATTCCGCCAGACCACCCCTGGCAGGACAAACTTATAGGTGCTATTCAGACCTTGAGACAAACTGGTGGACTTATCGTCCCCACTGAAGAA ACGAAGGAGCCCCTGATGTGGAAAGACCTGTCACATCTGGCGGAATACATGTTAGATAAGTGGTTCG ATCCCACCAAGCTAGACGAATGGACTCTAGACAATGTTGCTGCATGGAAGAACCTCAACTCGTTCACTGCCAGGCTCACGACGGAAGACTTTGCTCCCTGGTTGAACTTCCCCATCTGGCAACTTCAGAGCGCCCTTGACGAGTCCCCAGACAAGGGTATCATCCTGGAGTCTAGGCTCTGGGTAGCGACTGAGTGGGCTATACGTCGTGGAAGCTTGGTATTCCAAGACATAATCTTCGCCAGACCGCACAAAGATGCAGTTGAAGAGGCTACCGAAGGGCAAGGCTTGGGCAAGTTACGTCTTTGGAAGAAGAGGTTTTCCGAACTGCTTGAGGATAAGGAGCTACTGGGACTCGATATTGTTCTTGTCCACCGAATAGAGCAGACTGtcaaggagatggaggagttCGAGATCGCTGACCAGGTACAATAG
- a CDS encoding Putative amino acid/polyamine transporter I, which yields MSKFLGKFNGASTSATANKNGDLPAAATYDSEVGRIEDAREAKRTIGVTTAIFLIVNRVVGTGIFATPGTIFALSGSVGLALFIWVAGMIIALAGTAVYLEWGTAIPKNGGEKNYLEYVFRKPKFLTTGLYTGYVVLLGWASGNSVVFGEYILHAANVEVDRWNQRAIGLACITTAFLIHGLALKWGLRLQNLLGSIKLIIILIIILCGFVALGGHVKLPEDQKPRNFENAFAGTTGSAYGVVTALYNVIWSYIGYSNANYALSETRNPVRTLKIAAPVGIITISILYMLVNVAYFAAVPREEILEGGRLVAASLFRNVMGSKAERALSVFVALSAFGNVLSVIFSQGRLVQELGREGILPWSRFFASNRPFNAPLAGLFEHWLICVITMLAPPPGDAYNFILNLISYPLAIINVFVSGGLAYLYLNRKEWNWNPPISATLPVTIFFMLSNVYLVIAPFVPPEEGQNVYESLPYYLHCVVGIAIIVAGGLYWVVWAKILPKLGKYELVRETVVDDIDGWERNVFFRRPYGESVGSEHNDISQQVSK from the exons ATGTCCAAGTTCCTGGGCAAGTTCAACGgcgcctcgacgtcggccaccGCCAACAAGAATGGCGaccttcccgccgccgcgacatACGATAGCGAAGTCG GTCGCATCGAGGACGCCCGCGAGGCCAAGCGCACCATCGGTGTCACCAcggccatcttcctcatcgtcaaccgcgtcgtcggcaccgGCATCTTCGCCACCCCCGGCACCATCTTTGCCCTCTCCGGCAgtgtcggcctcgccctcttcatcTGGGTCGCCGGCATGATTATCGCTCTCGCCGGAACCGCCGTCTACCTCGAGTGGGGCACCGCCATCCCCAAGAACGGTGGCGAGAAGAACTACCTCGAATACGTCTTCCGCAAGCCCAAGTTCCTTACCACCGGCCTCTACACCGGCtacgtcgtcctcctcggctgGGCCAGCGGCAACTCGGTCGTCTTTGGCGAGTACATCCTGCacgccgccaacgtcgaggtcgaccgcTGGAACCAGCGCGCCATCGGCCTTGCCTGCATCACGACCGCCTTCTTGAtccacggcctcgccctcaagTGGGGTCTGCGCCTGCAGAACCTGCTCGGCTCCATCAagctcatcatcatcctcatcatcatcctctgCGGCTttgtcgccctcggcggccacgtCAAGCTGCCCGAGGACCAGAAGCCCAGGAACTTTGAAaacgccttcgccggcacCACCGGCAGCGCCTACGGCGTCGTCACCGCCCTCTACAACGTCATCTGGAGCTACATCGGCTACAGCAACGCCAACTACGCCCTCTCCGAGACCAGGAACCCCGTCCGCACCCTCAAGatcgccgcccccgtcggcatcatcaccatctcCATCCTGTACATGCTCGTCAACGTCGCCtacttcgccgccgtccccaGGGAGGAGATCCTCGAGGGtggccgcctcgtcgccgcctcgctCTTCCGCAACGTCATGGGCAGCAAGGCTGAGCGCGCCCTttccgtcttcgtcgccctgTCTGCCTTCGGCAACGTCCTCAGTGTCATCTTCTCCCAGGGCCGTCTCGTCCAGGAGCTCGGTCGTGAGGGCATTCTTCCCTGGTCCCGCTTCTTCGCCAGCAACAGACCCTTCAACGCGCCCTTGGCCGGTCTCTTTGAGCACTGGCTGATCTGTGTCATCACCATGCTTGCCCCCCCTCCTG GCGACGCTTACAACTTCATTCTCAACCTCATCAGCTACcccctcgccatcatcaacgtcttcgtctcggGCGGCCTCGCCTACCTCTACCTCAACCGCAAGGAGTGGAACTGGAACCCCCCCATCAGCGCCACCCTGCCCGTcaccatcttcttcatgctCAGCAATGTCTACCTCGTCATCGCACCCTTCGTGCCCCCCGAGGAGGGCCAGAACGTCTACGAGAGCCTCCCCTACTACCTCCActgcgtcgtcggcatcgccatcatcgtcgccggcggtCTCTACTGGGTCGTCTGGGCCAAGATTCTCCCCAAGCTCGGCAAGTACGAGCTGGTCCGCgagaccgtcgtcgacgacatcgacggcTGGGAGCGCAACGTCTTCTTCCGCCGCCCGTACGGCGAGTCTGTCGGCTCGGAGCACAACGACATCTCTCAGCAGGTGTCCAAGTAG
- a CDS encoding Putative zn(2)Cys(6) fungal-type DNA-binding domain-containing protein: protein MTPLRPLRPRPLSAAGSSADDHAALDAGRFSVRRAPRQRKTNSACDPCRKRKTKCDGRLPRCLMCEHRSEACAYTYSIRHRVTVPEGEEPRGHGSSHMVESLRTLPHEQALGLLSKLRNESGSPSLPSSSHLIEHRHIRGLLPPSQNTLDFELTLRHPVAYPALFPVSYADLPQEEMLKSMTTPWLRQGQTVVPSPCPDVPPLSTQAYMTPDQEDDDNDDQFEIKMGSPDPAHADLLGPFFDERLRLLDISQWTPVAIPNDLAITAISHYLENDYATMPLFNADLFLQDLVSLQNSFCSSFLVTAILCWACQALTPLQPDAAAYSVAFFAQAQQHFSDQPQLNSLTTISALQILSMCAATYGKDDMSLQFLQESVSLGRLMGLFDVTSQSESAGMWLGNHEDWARTASYTAWGVYNWVSVYSLHYHIFEIETPPLLPKPGDSSASRPGIDSTTTTTTTTTTAMTIALHAQVMSASSDMWIIFSDVLRRFYGPQDDDLLQQPPSLRFAEETYHRLLRWASALPLQLARAEENGHNVVMMHIYFHAVVTDLFRPFLDSPLRSERLPSFSTDLATPEAVYTASVTQLKRLLLLYRLRHKSASLSMLWKTAVVYVANATIREAGTATAAAVMTQVEPPNDDDDDNNTNNNNKNNSNSNKYDNNDNEPTADERRFYLDLCLSALEDLYVSFPVFGSVAQGIVGMAMRHEAIPAEKAAGVLRRLAEIARRRAAGQGMTDKAEARWIVDFDLAMTDPEAAQGRYMAEQLEGLMLSESGAEDQG from the exons ATGACGCCCCTCCGTCCGCTGCGCCCCCGGCCCCTATCCGCCGCGGGATcctccgccgacgaccacgccgccctcgacgccggtcGGTTCAGCGTCCGTCGTGCTCCTCGGCAGCGGAAGACAAACAGCGCCTGCGATCCTTGTCGGAAACGAAAGACCAAG TGCGATGGACGACTGCCCCGGTGCCTCATGTGCGAGCATAGGTCCGAGGCCTGCGCTTACACGTACAGCATCCGACACCGCGTCACCGTCCCCGAGGGCGAAGAGCCCAGGGGCCACGGCTCGAGCCACATGGTCGAGTCCCTGAGGACGCTGCCTCACGAACAGGCCCTCGGTCTCCTGAGCAAGCTGCGCAATGAATCCGGCAGCCCGTCCCTCCCGTCCTCATCCCATCTCATCGAGCACCGACACATCCGgggcctgctgccgccgtcccaGAACACCTTGGACTTCGAACTCACCCTCCGACACCCCGTCGCCTATCCCGCCCTGTTCCCCGTGTCGTACGCCGACCTGCCCCAGGAGGAGATGCTCAAGTCCATGACAACGCCTTGGTTGCGTCAGGGACAAACTGTTGT GCCATCTCCGTGCCCGGACGTGCCGCCGCTCTCCACGCAAGCCTACATGACCCCGGAccaagaggacgacgacaacgacgaccaGTTCGAGATCAAGATGGGCTCGCCGGACCCAGCCCACGCCGACCTGCTCGGCCCCTTCTTCGACGAGCGCCTCCGCCTGCTCGACATCTCCCAGTGGACGCCCGTCGCCATCCCGAACGAcctcgccatcaccgccatATCCCACTATCTCGAAAATGACTACGCAACCATGCCCCTGTTCAACGCCGACCTCTTTCTACAAGACCTCGTCAGCCTGCAGAACTCCTTCTGCTCGTCTTTCCTGGTCACCGCCATCCTATGCTGGGCATGT CAAGCCTTGACACCTCTCCaacccgacgccgccgcctacagcgtcgccttcttcgcccaGGCGCAGCAGCACTTCTCCGACCAGCCCCAGCTCAACAGCCTGACGACCATCTCCGCCCTACAGATACTGAGCATGTGCGCCGCCACCTATGGCAAGGACGACATGAGCCTGCAGTTCCTCCAGGAGAGCGTCAGCCTCGGCAGGCTGATGGGCCTCTTCGACGTCACCTCCCAGTCCGAGTCCGCCGGCATGTGGCTCGGCAACCACGAGGACTGGGCCAGGACGGCCTCCTACACGGCCTGGGGCGTCTACAATTGGGTGTC CGTGTACTCCCTTCATTACCACATCTTCGAGATCGAAACACCGCCGTTGCTTCCCAAGCCGGGGgactcctccgcctcccgTCCCGGGATCGACagtacgacgacgacgacgacgacgacgacgacggcgatgacgataGCGCTTCACGCGCAGGTGATGAGTGCCTCGAGCGACATGTGGATCATCTTCAGCGACGTCCTGAGGAGGTTCTACGGGCCCCAGGATGACGACCTACTACAGCAGCCGCCCTCTCTGAGGTTCGCCGAGGAGACTTACCACCGGCTGCTCCGCTGGGCGAGCGCGCTGCCCCTCCAGCTGGCGAGGGCAGAGGAGAACGGCCATAACGTTGTGATGATGCA CATCTACTTCCACGCCGTCGTAACCGACCTCTTCCGCCCCTTTCTCGACTCCCCCCTCCGGTCCGAACGgctgccgtccttctccaCAGACTTGGCCACCCCGGAGGCCGTCTATACGGCGTCCGTCACGCAGCTCAAGCGACTGCTCCTCCTGTACCGACTGCGCCACAAGAGCGCCAGCCTCTCGATGCTGTGGAAGACGGCAGTCGTCTACGTTGCCAACGCCACGATCCGCGAGGCCggcacggcgacggcggcggcggtcatGACACAGGTGGAACCccccaacgacgacgatgacgacaacaatacaaacaacaacaataaaaACAACAGCAATAGCAACAAGTACGACAACAATGACAACGAGCCGACGGCCGACGAGCGGCGGTTCTACCTGGACCTGTGCCTCTCCGCGCTGGAGGACCTGTACGTATCCTTCCCCGTGTTCGGGTCCGTCGCTCAGGGCATAGTAGGCATGGCGATGCGGCACGAGGCGATCccggcggagaaggcggccggcgtgctgcggcggctggcCGAGATCGCGAGACGTCGGGCCGCGGGCCAGGGCATGACggacaaggccgaggcgcggTGGATCGTCGACTTTGACCTGGCCATGACGGAccccgaggcggcgcagggGCGGTACATGGCCGAGCAACTCGAGGGGCTGATGTTGAGTGAGTCCGGGGCGGAAGACCAGGGTTGA
- a CDS encoding Putative L-asparaginase II — protein MTKTTLPEDFVITDRNGIVENRHAVHAAVVDCSGKLLLTAGNPSRMTLARSAAKPAQALAVLETPGFDRYGFDEADLALMCASHNSEDRHVARARSMLSKVGARESDLRCGGHPSICPVLNSSWIRAGFTPTEINNNCSGKHAGMLGGARALGAGFADYHLPTHPIQIKVREIVRDLSSVSEEGDDVKWAIDGCNLPAPGLPLVSMARIYAGFAAAADAVEESENTAAPRAEQMARVFHAMSKFPEMVGGEGRFCTVLMEAFEGAVIGKVGADGCYGVGIRASDDTRRLGADGAVGIAVKIEDGSLGILYSAVAEILQQLRVGTDEARGKLAAFHHIKRVNTMGVETGRISHAFQLRQSSH, from the coding sequence ATGACCAAGACGACGCTTCCAGAAGACTTCGTAATCACGGACCGGAACGGAATCGTCGAAAACAGACACGCTgtccacgccgccgtcgtcgactgcAGCGGCAAGCTTCTCCTGACCGCCGGCAACCCGTCTCGCATGACCCTGGCTCGGTCCGCCGCCAAACCTGCCCAGGCGCTCGCGGTCCTCGAAACCCCCGGCTTTGACCGGTACGGgttcgacgaggccgatcTCGCCCTGATGTGCGCGTCCCACAACAGCGAAGACCGCCACGTCGCacgggcgaggtcgatgcTGTCCAAGGTCGGGGCCCGGGAGTCGGACCTGCGCTGCGGCGGGCATCCGTCCATCTGCCCGGTCCTCAACAGCTCGTGGATCCGGGCCGGCTTCACCCCGACCGAGATCAACAACAACTGTTCCGGGAAGCACGCCGGCATGCTGGGCGGCGCAAGGGCGCTCGGTGCCGGGTTCGCCGACTATCACCTCCCGACCCACCCAATCCAGATCAAGGTGAGGGAGATCGTCCGAGACTTGAGCAGCGTATCCGAGGAAGGGGACGATGTCAAATGGGCCATCGACGGCTGCAACCTGCCCGCGCCAGGCCTTCCCTTGGTATCCATGGCACGCATCTACGCCGGTTTCGCGGCCGcagccgacgccgtcgaagaGAGTGAGaacacggcggcgccaagaGCAGAGCAGATGGCCCGGGTCTTCCACGCCATGTCGAAGTTCCCCGAAatggtgggaggggagggacgCTTCTGCACGGTGCTCATGGAGGCCTTCGAGGGGGCCGTCATCGGCAAAGTGGGCGCCGACGGGTGTTACGGAGTCGGGATCCGGGCTTCTGACGACACGAGGCGGctcggcgcggacggcgccgtgggGATCGCCGTCAAGATCGAGGACGGGAGCCTCGGGATACTGTATTCCGCCGTCGCAGAGATCCTGCAGCAGCTTCGCGTTGGGACAGACGAGGCGAGAGGGAAGTTGGCGGCCTTCCACCACATCAAGCGAGTGAACACAATGGGCGTGGAGACGGGGAGGATCTCTCATGCCTTCCAGTTACGGCAGAGTAGCCATTAG